The following are encoded in a window of Pseudomonas sp. JQ170C genomic DNA:
- a CDS encoding acyl-CoA dehydrogenase family protein — MSTIEQFRHDTRAWLEANCPPSMRTAMGEGDVVWGAQQPQFPSTDAQLWFERMRDKGWFCPEWPQAYGGAGLSAEQLAVLESEMRRLKCRPPQINLGVWMLGPVLLEFGSEAQKQTLLPPMARGEVRWCQGFSEPNAGSDLASLKMSARDAGDHFVVDGSKIWTSYGDKSDWMYALVRTDPAAPKHEGISLIVLDMRSPGVNPVPIDLISGKSAFCQVFFDGVKVPKSQLIGPLNGGWNLAKRLLQHERKAMSKFGEISLPSHVDLLALLREYLPQPRSQSEYVLQGRAVACAMNERSYDLTVQRMGQAAQAGDDISGLMAMMKLVHTEQERDKFEVLLDLMGGCAMGWQSDAFNDAQLNITRSWLNSYALTISGGASEVQLNVIAKRVLGLPDAKKGVTP; from the coding sequence ATGAGCACCATCGAGCAATTTCGGCACGACACCCGGGCCTGGCTTGAGGCCAACTGCCCGCCCTCCATGCGCACCGCGATGGGTGAAGGCGATGTGGTCTGGGGCGCGCAGCAACCGCAGTTTCCGAGCACCGACGCGCAGCTGTGGTTCGAGCGCATGCGCGACAAGGGCTGGTTCTGCCCCGAGTGGCCCCAGGCCTACGGCGGCGCGGGCCTGAGTGCCGAGCAACTGGCGGTGCTGGAAAGCGAAATGCGTCGCCTCAAGTGCCGCCCGCCGCAGATCAACCTGGGCGTGTGGATGCTCGGCCCGGTGCTGCTGGAGTTCGGCAGCGAGGCGCAAAAACAGACCTTGCTGCCGCCCATGGCGCGCGGCGAAGTGCGCTGGTGCCAGGGCTTCTCCGAGCCCAACGCCGGCTCCGACCTCGCCAGCCTGAAGATGAGTGCCCGCGATGCGGGTGACCACTTCGTGGTCGATGGCAGCAAGATCTGGACGTCCTATGGCGACAAGTCCGACTGGATGTACGCGCTGGTGCGCACCGACCCGGCCGCGCCCAAGCACGAGGGCATCAGCCTGATCGTGCTCGACATGCGCAGCCCTGGGGTGAACCCGGTGCCGATTGATCTGATCAGCGGCAAATCGGCGTTCTGCCAGGTGTTCTTCGACGGCGTCAAAGTGCCCAAAAGCCAGTTGATCGGCCCGCTCAACGGTGGCTGGAACCTGGCCAAGCGCCTGCTGCAACACGAGCGCAAGGCCATGTCCAAGTTCGGTGAGATCAGCCTGCCGTCCCACGTTGATCTGCTGGCCTTGCTGCGCGAGTACCTGCCGCAGCCACGCAGCCAGAGTGAGTACGTGCTGCAGGGGCGCGCGGTGGCGTGTGCCATGAACGAACGCAGCTACGACCTCACGGTGCAGCGCATGGGCCAGGCGGCGCAGGCGGGCGACGACATCAGCGGCCTGATGGCGATGATGAAGCTGGTGCACACCGAGCAGGAGCGCGACAAGTTCGAGGTGCTGCTCGACCTTATGGGCGGCTGTGCCATGGGCTGGCAGTCCGACGCCTTCAACGATGCGCAGTTGAACATTACCCGCAGCTGGCTCAACAGCTATGCCCTGACCATCTCCGGCGGCGCGTCGGAGGTGCAGCTCAACGTGATTGCCAAGCGCGTGCTTGGTCTGCCCGATGCCAAGAAAGGAGTGACGCCATGA
- a CDS encoding acyl-CoA dehydrogenase family protein, producing the protein MNLVYSDEQRLLADSARDFLAARSPVSAQRRLRDEAGSTGFDPQLWRDAVALGWSAIPFPEQLGGLDFGCMGLGPIFESIGRNLAATPLLSSVVLGGSLLHLAGSAAQLDRWLAPLIAGDLRLALALDEQARHAPQGTVLEARAEGDGYCLEGDKYWVLDGLGADAYLVAARVAGLAGDEQGISLFLLPANTPGLQCSALPLIDARNCARLRLEQVRVGRDALLGEPGQGWASLDLALDRGRACLAAELLGAAEQLFETTLDYLKTRVQFDTPIGSFQALQHRAAQLYVDLALSRSAVMAALSALDDHSLSAAARGRLVSLAKWKAGDTALKVSNEAVQMHGGIGVTDELDVGLYLKRVRVAQACLGDRDFHCERYAALATASA; encoded by the coding sequence ATGAACCTGGTCTACAGCGACGAGCAGCGTTTGCTGGCCGACAGTGCGCGGGATTTTCTCGCCGCGCGCAGCCCGGTCAGTGCCCAGCGCCGGTTGCGTGACGAGGCCGGTAGCACGGGGTTCGATCCACAGCTGTGGCGCGATGCCGTGGCGCTGGGCTGGAGCGCCATTCCGTTTCCCGAGCAACTGGGTGGCCTGGATTTCGGCTGCATGGGCCTGGGGCCGATCTTCGAGTCCATCGGCCGCAACCTGGCCGCCACGCCGTTGTTGTCCAGTGTGGTGCTGGGTGGCTCGCTGCTGCACCTGGCCGGCAGCGCCGCGCAGCTTGACCGCTGGCTGGCGCCGTTGATCGCCGGCGACCTGCGCCTGGCCCTGGCCCTGGACGAGCAGGCCCGTCATGCGCCGCAAGGCACCGTGCTTGAAGCCCGCGCCGAGGGCGACGGCTATTGCCTTGAAGGCGACAAGTACTGGGTGCTCGATGGCCTGGGCGCCGATGCCTACCTGGTGGCAGCACGGGTGGCGGGGCTTGCCGGGGACGAGCAGGGCATCAGCCTGTTCCTGCTGCCGGCCAACACGCCGGGGTTGCAGTGCAGCGCTTTGCCGCTGATCGATGCGCGCAATTGCGCCCGCTTGCGCCTTGAGCAGGTGCGGGTCGGGCGCGATGCGCTGTTGGGTGAACCGGGGCAGGGCTGGGCCAGCCTGGACCTGGCCCTGGATCGCGGCCGGGCATGCCTGGCGGCCGAACTGCTGGGCGCTGCCGAGCAGCTGTTTGAAACCACCCTGGACTACCTCAAGACACGGGTGCAGTTCGACACGCCGATTGGCAGCTTCCAGGCCCTGCAGCACCGCGCCGCCCAGCTCTACGTCGACCTGGCCCTGAGCCGCAGCGCGGTCATGGCCGCCTTGTCGGCACTCGATGACCACAGCCTGAGCGCCGCCGCCCGCGGCCGCCTGGTGAGCCTGGCGAAGTGGAAGGCCGGCGATACCGCGCTCAAGGTCAGCAATGAGGCGGTGCAGATGCACGGCGGCATCGGCGTCACCGACGAGCTGGATGTGGGCCTTTACCTGAAGCGGGTGCGGGTGGCCCAGGCCTGCCTGGGTGATCGCGACTTTCATTGCGAGCGCTACGCGGCCCTGGCCACGGCGAGCGCCTGA
- a CDS encoding class I adenylate-forming enzyme family protein: MIEQRWQSAWEQLIAPGSPFEVVTPADGGPRYFRHAACDLLQLIDAARVHGNREFVVWQEQRLTFDQYFDQVDRLAGQLIDSFNVKPGERVAIAMRNQPAWLVVFAAIQRCGAVCVPLNSWGLRDELLHGVQDSGACLLLCDDARLQVVAQDLAAINLPTIVVGATPGLALPAHCRRYEYLLAAPPLPVPALQPDPDAPALILYTSGTTSRAKGVLSSHRAICQALTALEFQGAHCAMSSPERIGAVIDSGFAPTSLIAVPLFHVSGLHAQFLLALRTGRRLVLMYKWDVERALDLIRDEHCTQFNGAPVMMQQLLDSPRFGGEHTASLFGLGLGGGASTTGLLASMIERKPDAIGGSGYGLTESNGIGAAVGGDQFVYKPSSCGWPLPIVDVRIGNDPQQPLPVGSSGLIWLRAPTLMQGYWNLPQESAATLRDGWLDTGDTGYLDEEGFLCISGRIKDLINRGGEKISAAEIEACIGDMPGVEEAAAFAIPHPQLGEAVALAVRAVQHLDAQAICAYIGERLAAYKVPARVFLHAGPLPRNATGKVIKSELQKTAALADF, translated from the coding sequence ATGATCGAGCAACGCTGGCAGAGCGCCTGGGAGCAACTGATTGCACCGGGCTCGCCGTTTGAAGTGGTGACCCCGGCCGACGGTGGCCCGCGCTATTTTCGCCACGCCGCCTGCGACCTGCTGCAACTCATCGACGCTGCGCGGGTGCATGGCAACCGCGAGTTCGTGGTGTGGCAGGAGCAGCGGCTGACATTCGACCAGTACTTTGACCAGGTCGATCGACTGGCCGGGCAACTGATCGACAGCTTCAACGTGAAACCCGGCGAGCGCGTGGCCATCGCCATGCGCAACCAGCCGGCCTGGCTGGTGGTCTTTGCCGCCATCCAGCGCTGCGGCGCCGTGTGTGTGCCGCTCAACAGCTGGGGCCTGCGCGACGAGTTGCTGCACGGTGTGCAGGACAGCGGCGCCTGCCTGCTGCTGTGCGATGACGCCCGCTTGCAGGTGGTCGCCCAGGACCTGGCCGCGATCAACCTGCCCACCATCGTGGTCGGCGCCACGCCGGGGCTGGCACTGCCGGCTCACTGTCGCCGCTACGAGTACCTGCTGGCGGCACCACCGTTGCCGGTGCCGGCCCTGCAGCCGGACCCGGATGCGCCGGCGCTGATCCTCTATACCTCGGGTACCACCAGCCGCGCCAAAGGGGTGTTGTCCAGCCACCGGGCGATCTGCCAGGCGCTGACGGCACTGGAATTCCAGGGTGCGCACTGCGCCATGAGTTCGCCCGAGCGCATTGGTGCGGTGATCGACAGCGGCTTTGCCCCGACCAGCCTGATCGCCGTGCCGCTGTTTCATGTCAGTGGCCTGCATGCGCAGTTCTTGTTGGCCCTGCGCACCGGCCGGCGCCTGGTGCTGATGTACAAGTGGGATGTGGAGCGCGCGCTGGACCTGATTCGCGACGAGCACTGCACCCAGTTCAACGGCGCGCCGGTGATGATGCAGCAGTTGCTGGACTCGCCGCGCTTTGGCGGCGAGCACACCGCCAGCCTGTTCGGCCTTGGCCTGGGCGGCGGCGCCTCGACCACGGGATTGCTCGCCAGCATGATCGAGCGCAAACCCGATGCCATTGGCGGCAGCGGCTATGGCCTGACCGAAAGCAATGGCATCGGCGCGGCGGTGGGGGGCGACCAGTTCGTCTACAAGCCGTCCAGCTGTGGCTGGCCCTTGCCGATCGTCGATGTGCGTATCGGCAATGACCCGCAGCAGCCATTGCCGGTCGGCAGCAGCGGCCTGATCTGGCTGCGCGCGCCGACCCTGATGCAGGGCTACTGGAACCTGCCGCAGGAAAGCGCCGCCACCTTGCGCGATGGCTGGCTCGATACCGGCGACACCGGCTACCTCGATGAAGAAGGCTTTCTGTGCATCAGCGGGCGAATCAAGGACCTGATCAACCGGGGCGGCGAGAAGATCTCGGCGGCCGAGATCGAGGCCTGCATCGGTGACATGCCGGGGGTGGAGGAGGCAGCTGCGTTTGCCATACCGCATCCGCAACTGGGCGAGGCGGTGGCACTGGCTGTGCGCGCCGTGCAGCACCTCGATGCCCAGGCCATCTGTGCCTATATCGGTGAACGCCTGGCGGCCTACAAGGTGCCGGCGCGGGTGTTCCTGCACGCAGGGCCGCTGCCGCGCAATGCCACCGGCAAAGTGATCAAGAGCGAGCTGCAAAAAACTGCCGCGCTGGCTGATTTTTAG
- a CDS encoding DUF1329 domain-containing protein, with product MKITTTGVVLATAMVVNTGLIGSALAQVSPQEAEKLGKELTCVGAEQAGNAAGTIPPYTGKYLGEVPGWNHVKFSGDQPVDPYADEKPILVITAQNMAQYEANLTDGQKALLKKYPTSYKMNIYPGHRDFRYPDYVCNRAKYNALNAKLVNDGLGIEGLGQVPFPIPKNGMEVLWNHQLPARAYTEEKISDLASVLPNGSIGWGRAHARNLSQANSPTVEPKTEDRIQAMSYNTTLKPARDNGVISISHEPYNFAVDARQAWNYSPSTRRVRQLPGYGYDQPMIGTNGTMIVDEDRLFNGGPERYNWKLIGKREIYAPANAFKANAANVKYAELLTPNHPNPEYMRYELRRVWVVEADLKEGYRHVYGKRVLFIDEDTWNAVMADNFDVRGQLWKHAMINYYYHPDMSGWQAGSQFFMDLNSGQYTGYGMTNEAKKGPILNESKFTPDMYTADAARAIGR from the coding sequence ATGAAAATAACAACAACAGGTGTCGTGCTCGCGACCGCGATGGTGGTCAACACCGGTCTGATCGGTAGCGCACTGGCCCAGGTGTCGCCCCAGGAAGCAGAAAAATTGGGCAAGGAGCTGACCTGTGTCGGCGCCGAGCAGGCCGGCAACGCCGCTGGCACCATCCCGCCTTACACCGGCAAATACCTGGGTGAAGTACCGGGCTGGAACCATGTGAAATTCTCCGGCGACCAGCCGGTGGACCCGTATGCCGACGAGAAGCCGATCCTGGTGATCACCGCGCAGAACATGGCCCAGTACGAGGCGAACCTGACCGACGGCCAGAAAGCCCTGCTCAAGAAATACCCCACCAGCTACAAGATGAATATCTACCCGGGCCATCGGGACTTCCGTTACCCCGACTACGTCTGCAACCGCGCCAAGTACAACGCCCTGAACGCCAAGCTGGTCAACGACGGGCTGGGTATCGAAGGCCTGGGCCAGGTACCGTTCCCGATTCCCAAGAACGGCATGGAAGTGCTGTGGAACCACCAACTGCCAGCCCGTGCCTACACCGAAGAGAAGATCAGCGACCTGGCGTCGGTATTGCCCAATGGCAGCATCGGCTGGGGCCGCGCCCACGCGCGTAACCTGTCACAGGCCAACTCGCCGACGGTCGAGCCCAAGACCGAAGACCGGATCCAGGCCATGAGCTACAACACCACGCTCAAGCCTGCCCGTGACAACGGCGTGATCAGCATCTCCCATGAACCCTACAACTTCGCCGTCGATGCGCGTCAGGCGTGGAACTACAGCCCCTCCACCCGCCGCGTGCGCCAGTTGCCGGGCTACGGCTACGACCAGCCGATGATCGGCACCAACGGCACCATGATTGTCGACGAAGACCGCCTGTTCAACGGCGGGCCGGAGCGTTACAACTGGAAGCTGATCGGCAAGCGCGAGATCTACGCCCCGGCCAACGCCTTCAAGGCCAACGCGGCCAACGTCAAGTACGCTGAACTGCTGACGCCCAATCATCCCAACCCTGAGTACATGCGTTATGAGCTGCGCCGGGTGTGGGTGGTGGAGGCCGACCTGAAGGAAGGCTATCGCCATGTGTATGGCAAGCGTGTGCTGTTTATCGACGAGGACACCTGGAACGCGGTGATGGCCGATAACTTCGATGTCCGTGGGCAGTTGTGGAAGCACGCGATGATCAACTACTACTACCACCCGGACATGAGTGGCTGGCAGGCGGGGTCGCAGTTTTTCATGGACCTGAACTCGGGGCAGTACACCGGGTATGGGATGACCAACGAGGCGAAGAAGGGGCCGATTCTCAACGAGTCGAAGTTTACCCCGGATATGTATACGGCGGATGCGGCGCGGGCTATCGGGCGCTGA
- a CDS encoding TraX family protein, translated as MPPFNQRSAGLDLVKWLAMVTMVADHLRFIWPSAEWLFVVGRLAFPLFCLAIAANVARSAVGQVFTSANGRYLGWMLVFSVLSEWPYHVLDVGTRTFSIMPTLTLGLLLAWGVHHATRPMRLLALGTLLVALLASDVLMYGWPGVVLPSAFLLALRGGRGTWLVPGFVAVMANLSNDWLRANLLEPITLMTVMAALVSAPLGIGILRAQYSLQVWRVGRWGYWFYPLHLSLIKLWTL; from the coding sequence ATGCCCCCCTTCAACCAACGCTCGGCAGGCCTCGATCTGGTCAAGTGGTTGGCCATGGTCACGATGGTGGCCGATCATCTGCGGTTTATCTGGCCGTCGGCCGAATGGCTGTTCGTTGTCGGCCGTCTCGCGTTCCCGCTGTTCTGCCTGGCCATTGCCGCCAACGTCGCACGTTCGGCGGTGGGGCAGGTATTCACGTCGGCCAATGGCCGTTACCTGGGCTGGATGCTGGTGTTCTCGGTGCTTTCGGAGTGGCCCTATCACGTGCTGGATGTCGGTACCCGCACGTTCAGCATCATGCCGACCCTGACCCTGGGGTTGCTGCTGGCCTGGGGTGTCCATCACGCCACCCGGCCCATGAGGCTGCTTGCCCTGGGTACGCTATTGGTGGCGCTGCTGGCGTCGGACGTGCTGATGTACGGCTGGCCCGGGGTGGTGTTGCCGTCGGCATTTTTATTGGCGCTTCGGGGCGGTCGGGGCACCTGGCTGGTGCCCGGGTTTGTGGCAGTGATGGCCAACCTGAGCAACGACTGGCTGCGGGCCAATCTGCTCGAGCCGATTACGCTGATGACCGTCATGGCGGCGCTGGTGTCGGCCCCGTTGGGGATAGGGATACTGCGCGCGCAGTATTCACTGCAGGTCTGGCGGGTAGGGCGCTGGGGGTATTGGTTTTACCCCCTGCACTTGTCGCTGATCAAACTGTGGACCCTGTAG